The genomic DNA ATAGATCAGCAGAGAAAGGTCTTGAGATTACAAAGAATAATACAAGGAGATTAAAAAATCTTGTTGCCCTTGAATTCATAAATGCCTATCTTGACCTCCTTGAAATTGAAAAGCTTATTAGCGTTTCAGAAAAAGAGATAGAGAGCCTTCAAGGTCATCTTAAGGATGCAATAGCCATGTATGAAGAAGGTTTGATAACAAAAAATGAAAAACTTGAGATAGAAGTGAGACTGTCTGATGCTATGCAGAGACACCTCAGTCTCAAAAACCTGAGATCCTTTTATCTCACAAGACTTAACACTATGCTTCTTTTACCTCTTGACCAGGAGGTAAGGATTGAGGATATAGAGTATGATGATAAGAATGAATATACTCCTTTAGAACTTCAGGAGGCATGGGAGGAGGCAATAGAGAGGAGACCGGAAATAAAAATTATAGAGCAGGAGATTGAGGCTACCAGACTTCAAAAGAAGGCAAAGGCAGGAGAGTACTATCCTGAATTATTTATTCAAGCGGGATATGATTACACCGAGAATAGATACCAGCTCCACGAGGAAAACTGGTCAGTGATCCTGGGAGTGAATATAAATTTATTTAAAGGTGGAGCAACGGTTTCAGAGATAAATAAGATAAGATACAGAGAGGGGCAATTGATGGAAGAACGAGAAAAACTCCTGGACGAAATCAGACTGGAGGTGAAGAGATATTTTGTTGAATTCAGAAACGCTCTTGAAAAGATAAGGGTTACAGAAAGCGCTGTGCTACAGGCTGAGGAGAATCTCAGGATAAACAGATTGAGATTTGAAGAGGGTGCGGGCAAGTCCACAGATGTGCTCGATGCCATTGCCCTTAATTCAATGGCAGAAACTAATTATTACAGGGCAAGATATGAACTTCTCAGAGCCCAGGCTGGGTTAAACTATGCTATGGGTAAAGACCTTGTGGCAATATACGGAGGAGAGTATGGAAGAGATAATAAATAATCACAGGAGAAAAAAGATTGCTGCTATTGTCTTTTCTGTAATTGCTGTAACAGGTGCATTAATACTCTTCTTTTACCTCAGATACAGGGCAACGCATATCACAACAGACAATGCCTATGTAGAGGGTTTTATCCATATAGTATCTTCCAAAGTGTCAGGGACAGTGTCTGCCATATATGTAAAGGACAACCAGTATGTGAGAAAAGGAGAGCTTCTTCTTGAGATCGATCCTGCTGATTATGATGTGAAGGTAAAAGAGGCAGAGGCGGCCCTTGAGGCTGAAAGAAAAAGGCTTGATGAAATAAACTCGAGGATTGAGGCGGCAGAAAAACAGCTTGAACAGGCAGTTGCAGCTTTAGAGGCTCAGAAGGCTAATCTGGAGCTCCAGAAAGCTAATTTCGTGCAG from Thermodesulfovibrionales bacterium includes the following:
- a CDS encoding TolC family protein; the protein is MRKTLLIIIVFLLNFTGRYIFYDKYAEAEQISFMTLKDGLKIVTEESRIVKIARFNEEIAGTEVSIARARFFPSINVYARQTYLANQPGARFGPQEVYTSQKEFLSYGVILYQSLFRGGSDLSLYRSAEKGLEITKNNTRRLKNLVALEFINAYLDLLEIEKLISVSEKEIESLQGHLKDAIAMYEEGLITKNEKLEIEVRLSDAMQRHLSLKNLRSFYLTRLNTMLLLPLDQEVRIEDIEYDDKNEYTPLELQEAWEEAIERRPEIKIIEQEIEATRLQKKAKAGEYYPELFIQAGYDYTENRYQLHEENWSVILGVNINLFKGGATVSEINKIRYREGQLMEEREKLLDEIRLEVKRYFVEFRNALEKIRVTESAVLQAEENLRINRLRFEEGAGKSTDVLDAIALNSMAETNYYRARYELLRAQAGLNYAMGKDLVAIYGGEYGRDNK